The Hymenobacter baengnokdamensis genome includes a region encoding these proteins:
- a CDS encoding UvrD-helicase domain-containing protein, with protein MPAPFRIYSASAGSGKTYQLTKEYLKLALGYPQPADPTGERIYKPDYFKGILAITFTNDAAGEMKERIVGALRRFAQADAGKPNALLVEVAAELAQEKQLPPHLRTPAEWQQEVQRRAAATFRLVLYHYADFAVSTIDSFVQRIVTAFTRELGLPATFEVELDTDSVLRSAVAALIDKVNRDPQSKLLSQTLADYALGQAEQGRNWNKLPDELLDFGRALFNESVHEAVAQLGQKTMADFRTLDQEIRTRQREAEDAVQAQANRAVAVLAAAGIEAEHLASGSSGIYGHFTKWERWLSLPEKDNIFPTATARKTIESGKWWSEKGKKAGLVPDIEAAQPDLVEAFSELLALREKYLPGYVLLGALQPFLFHASLLSELNKLVEEISRERNVVLISEFNRRIAAIVLTEPVPFIYERLGEKYRHLLIDEFQDTSVLQWNNLLPLVENAVANGGLSLAVGDAKQAIYRWRGGELEQILRLYQGDTGALVARAREADMQRLLTERYYTLQQNLEPHSLAVNYRSEPAIIGFTNNFFTYIRERSSEHDVVQGIFEPGFRQEAPGSKGELFDGEFDSLAGHVELLFTKDDAPAQRYDPATGQYLEASLPGYAPGAVLDYSESTCFLALQLVEQALADGYYLRDVAVLCRTRWQSRLLAKFLKERGFPIISADSLALQFAEVVNLLVAVMRVLHQSGDTLARAEALLLLDKVVCRRPPTPERARHIADVANNTESGRPFFDELRRLGFDVDEHQTGNLGLYELTEKLIGVFGLLGANAESDYLFRFLDLTLEFSLKYGNNLGNFLTHWDERKGSLSINAPGGADAITITTVHKAKGLAYGVVIVPFADWTLVPRTDTLLWGRLEAAEKPLPDLPDVAVVRLNKTLSYTPLATQDAEEREKTLLDGLNTLYVAFTRPRHRLYIISKTPAEPKKTSGELPLTAAAEPAAAQGPARDVADLLAGYLRHLGRWQAEATSFVLSQGAAADLKTSHQPPATGFSLTNLASTAWDERLQLRRHATTVFDFDEQEKQGELNRKLHYALRRLLSVQDLERTLRQLVAEGIVNAKERPALEAGLRQVLHHPRLAPYFAPGLAVETEREILIGGHTHRAYKPDRIVFGEGPSRAEQTVTMLDFKLPPPQDIHKIRLRDYGKLFRELGYEDVRGIIYYFGSGEVVEV; from the coding sequence ATGCCAGCCCCCTTCCGCATCTATTCCGCGTCTGCCGGCTCCGGCAAGACGTACCAATTAACGAAAGAATACCTGAAGCTGGCGCTGGGCTACCCGCAGCCGGCCGACCCCACGGGCGAGCGCATCTACAAGCCTGATTATTTCAAGGGTATTCTGGCAATAACCTTCACCAACGACGCGGCGGGCGAGATGAAGGAGCGCATTGTGGGCGCGCTGCGGCGCTTCGCGCAGGCAGATGCAGGCAAGCCCAATGCTTTGTTGGTGGAAGTAGCCGCCGAGCTGGCCCAGGAAAAACAGCTGCCGCCGCACCTGCGCACGCCGGCCGAGTGGCAGCAGGAAGTGCAGCGGCGGGCGGCGGCCACGTTTCGGCTGGTGCTCTACCACTACGCCGACTTTGCGGTAAGCACGATTGACTCGTTTGTGCAGCGCATCGTCACGGCTTTTACGCGCGAGTTGGGGCTACCCGCCACGTTTGAAGTGGAGCTGGATACCGACAGCGTGCTGCGCTCGGCAGTGGCGGCGCTGATTGACAAGGTGAACCGCGACCCGCAGAGCAAGCTGCTGAGCCAGACCCTGGCCGACTACGCGCTGGGCCAGGCCGAGCAGGGCCGCAACTGGAACAAGCTGCCCGATGAGCTGCTGGACTTCGGCCGGGCGCTTTTCAACGAGAGCGTACACGAGGCCGTGGCCCAGCTGGGCCAGAAAACGATGGCCGATTTCCGGACGCTCGACCAGGAAATCCGCACCCGCCAGCGGGAGGCCGAAGACGCCGTGCAGGCCCAGGCCAACCGCGCCGTGGCTGTGCTGGCGGCGGCCGGCATCGAGGCTGAGCACCTGGCCAGCGGCAGCAGCGGCATCTACGGGCACTTTACCAAGTGGGAGCGCTGGCTGAGTCTGCCCGAGAAGGACAACATTTTCCCTACTGCCACGGCCCGCAAAACGATTGAGAGCGGCAAATGGTGGAGCGAAAAGGGCAAAAAGGCCGGGCTGGTGCCCGACATTGAAGCCGCGCAGCCCGACTTGGTGGAGGCATTTAGTGAACTCCTGGCGCTGCGCGAAAAATACCTGCCGGGCTACGTGCTGCTGGGTGCGTTGCAGCCGTTTTTATTTCACGCCTCGCTATTGAGCGAATTAAATAAATTAGTCGAAGAAATCAGCCGCGAGCGCAACGTGGTGTTGATTTCGGAATTCAACCGGCGTATTGCGGCCATCGTGCTCACCGAGCCGGTGCCGTTTATTTACGAGCGGCTGGGCGAAAAATATAGACATTTGCTAATAGATGAGTTTCAGGACACGTCGGTGTTGCAGTGGAATAATTTATTGCCGCTGGTGGAAAATGCGGTAGCCAACGGTGGTCTCTCGCTGGCCGTGGGTGATGCCAAACAGGCCATTTACCGCTGGCGCGGCGGCGAGCTGGAGCAGATTTTGCGGCTCTACCAGGGCGATACCGGCGCGCTGGTAGCCCGCGCCCGCGAGGCGGATATGCAGCGCCTACTCACGGAGCGCTACTACACCTTGCAGCAAAATCTGGAGCCGCACTCGCTGGCAGTTAATTACCGCAGCGAGCCGGCCATTATCGGGTTTACGAATAATTTTTTCACCTACATACGTGAGCGCAGCAGCGAGCACGACGTCGTGCAGGGCATTTTTGAGCCGGGCTTTCGACAGGAAGCACCGGGGAGCAAGGGTGAATTATTCGACGGCGAATTTGATTCGCTGGCCGGCCACGTTGAATTATTATTCACCAAAGACGACGCGCCCGCCCAGCGCTACGACCCGGCGACTGGTCAGTACCTCGAAGCCTCGCTGCCCGGCTACGCGCCCGGCGCCGTGCTCGACTATTCCGAAAGCACCTGTTTCCTGGCCTTGCAGCTGGTAGAGCAGGCGCTGGCCGATGGTTATTACCTGCGCGACGTGGCCGTGCTGTGCCGCACCCGCTGGCAGAGCCGGCTGCTGGCTAAGTTTCTGAAAGAGCGGGGTTTTCCCATTATTTCGGCCGATTCACTGGCGTTGCAGTTTGCCGAAGTAGTGAACCTGCTGGTGGCCGTGATGCGCGTGCTGCACCAAAGCGGCGATACCCTGGCGCGGGCCGAGGCGTTATTATTACTCGATAAAGTGGTGTGCCGCCGGCCGCCTACCCCGGAGCGGGCCCGCCACATTGCCGACGTGGCAAATAATACTGAAAGCGGCCGGCCATTTTTCGACGAGCTGCGTCGCCTGGGCTTCGACGTCGACGAGCACCAAACCGGCAACCTGGGCTTGTACGAATTAACCGAGAAATTAATTGGTGTTTTCGGGTTGCTTGGGGCCAATGCAGAAAGCGACTATTTATTTCGCTTCCTGGATTTGACGCTGGAATTCAGCTTGAAATACGGCAATAACCTGGGTAATTTTCTGACGCACTGGGACGAGCGTAAGGGCTCGCTCAGCATTAATGCGCCGGGTGGGGCGGATGCCATTACCATTACCACCGTGCACAAGGCCAAGGGCCTGGCCTATGGCGTCGTTATCGTGCCGTTTGCCGATTGGACGCTGGTGCCCCGCACCGACACCCTGCTCTGGGGCCGCCTCGAAGCCGCCGAAAAGCCCCTACCCGACCTGCCCGACGTAGCCGTGGTGCGCCTCAACAAAACGCTCAGCTACACCCCCCTGGCAACCCAGGACGCTGAGGAGCGCGAGAAAACGCTGCTCGATGGGCTCAATACCCTGTACGTGGCCTTTACCCGGCCCCGACACCGGCTCTACATCATCAGCAAAACGCCCGCTGAGCCTAAAAAGACTTCCGGCGAGCTGCCGCTGACTGCCGCTGCCGAGCCGGCCGCCGCCCAGGGCCCGGCCCGCGACGTGGCCGACCTGCTGGCCGGCTACCTGCGCCACCTCGGCCGCTGGCAGGCAGAGGCGACGAGCTTCGTGCTCAGCCAGGGGGCAGCGGCCGACCTCAAAACCAGCCACCAGCCGCCCGCCACCGGCTTCTCGCTTACTAACCTGGCTTCTACGGCCTGGGACGAGCGCCTGCAGCTGCGCCGCCACGCCACTACGGTCTTCGATTTTGATGAGCAGGAAAAGCAGGGCGAGCTAAACCGCAAGCTGCACTACGCATTGCGCCGCCTGCTGTCGGTACAGGACCTGGAGCGTACGCTGCGCCAGCTCGTGGCCGAGGGCATTGTGAACGCGAAGGAGCGGCCGGCACTGGAAGCCGGCCTGCGCCAGGTGCTGCACCACCCGCGCCTGGCCCCCTACTTCGCCCCCGGCCTGGCCGTGGAAACTGAGCGTGAAATCCTCATCGGCGGCCACACCCACCGCGCTTACAAGCCCGACCGCATCGTGTTTGGCGAAGGGCCCAGCCGCGCCGAGCAAACGGTGACCATGCTCGATTTTAAATTACCGCCCCCGCAGGATATCCATAAAATCAGGCTGCGCGACTACGGGAAACTATTCCGGGAATTAGGCTACGAAGACGTGCGCGGAATAATCTATTATTTCGGCTCAGGTGAGGTAGTTGAGGTATAA
- a CDS encoding DUF2461 domain-containing protein — MDIAFALDFLRRLAANNNTAWMQENRVDYRQARDTFAALVTEVLRRATPGIPELAGLTPAQVMFRLHKNDRSQTDPEPYKRRLGAGLVPGGRHAPRAGYFLALMPGGGSWLRAGRFTPTPAELTAIRQEIHYNGASFHQQLASPLLLQHFPGGLDMGVPRLTRPPRGYLTTDPDLPWLKLKSFGVVQLFRDAEVLAPDFIDRVVVGMQAARPWVSWLNEALDN, encoded by the coding sequence ATGGATATAGCTTTTGCGCTCGATTTTCTGCGCCGCCTGGCGGCAAACAATAACACGGCCTGGATGCAGGAAAACCGCGTCGATTACCGGCAGGCCCGCGACACCTTTGCCGCACTCGTAACGGAAGTATTGCGCCGGGCCACGCCGGGCATCCCTGAGCTGGCCGGCCTTACGCCGGCGCAGGTTATGTTTCGGCTGCATAAAAACGACCGGAGCCAGACCGACCCCGAGCCCTATAAGCGGCGCCTGGGTGCCGGCCTGGTGCCCGGCGGGCGGCACGCCCCGCGGGCGGGCTATTTCCTGGCTTTAATGCCGGGAGGCGGCTCGTGGCTGCGGGCCGGGCGCTTCACGCCTACCCCCGCCGAGCTGACGGCCATCCGCCAGGAGATTCATTACAATGGGGCCAGCTTTCACCAGCAGCTGGCCAGCCCGCTATTGCTGCAGCATTTTCCAGGCGGCCTGGATATGGGTGTTCCGCGGCTCACCCGCCCGCCCAGAGGCTACCTCACCACCGACCCCGACCTGCCCTGGCTTAAGCTGAAAAGCTTCGGCGTAGTGCAGCTTTTTCGGGATGCCGAAGTACTGGCGCCCGACTTTATCGACCGCGTGGTGGTGGGTATGCAGGCTGCCCGGCCTTGGGTAAGCTGGCTAAACGAGGCCCTGGACAACTAA
- a CDS encoding MOSC domain-containing protein, protein MSAPTTQLTLTGLFIYPVKSLGGISLPAAELTPQGLRHDRRWLIVDERNRFLTQREHAQMALLAVEPAYNGFLLRHRQRPELLPLYIPFEATPDKTLFISIWDDMVWAWRGTREADDWLSEALGQPCKLVYMSDMVRREVEPELNPAGLLVSFADGYPYLLATEESLAKLNAQLAEPVPMNRFRPNLLVSGAPADAELDWADFSIGGQPFRSVRGCGRCIVTTINQDTAQKSPAGEPLRTLATYRKPANKVLFGQNVTGPASGRLQVGDAVVVS, encoded by the coding sequence ATGTCAGCCCCTACTACTCAGCTTACGCTTACTGGCCTTTTTATTTACCCGGTTAAATCATTGGGAGGCATCAGCTTACCAGCGGCCGAGCTAACGCCCCAGGGCCTGCGCCACGACCGCCGCTGGCTGATAGTAGACGAGCGCAACCGCTTCCTGACGCAGCGCGAGCACGCCCAAATGGCGCTGCTGGCGGTGGAGCCGGCCTACAACGGCTTTTTGCTGCGCCACCGCCAGCGGCCCGAGCTACTACCACTCTATATTCCCTTTGAAGCTACGCCCGATAAGACCCTGTTTATCAGCATCTGGGATGATATGGTGTGGGCCTGGCGCGGCACCCGGGAAGCCGACGACTGGCTGAGCGAGGCCCTGGGCCAGCCCTGCAAGCTGGTCTATATGTCGGATATGGTTCGCCGCGAGGTGGAGCCTGAGCTGAACCCGGCCGGGCTGCTCGTCAGCTTTGCCGATGGCTACCCTTACCTGCTGGCTACCGAAGAATCGTTGGCCAAGCTCAATGCCCAGCTTGCTGAGCCGGTGCCCATGAACCGGTTTCGCCCCAACCTGCTGGTAAGCGGTGCCCCCGCCGACGCGGAGCTTGATTGGGCTGATTTCAGCATTGGCGGCCAGCCCTTTCGCTCGGTGCGCGGCTGCGGGCGCTGTATCGTCACGACCATAAACCAGGACACCGCGCAGAAGAGCCCCGCCGGCGAGCCGCTTCGTACCCTGGCCACTTACCGCAAGCCAGCCAACAAAGTGCTGTTTGGCCAGAACGTAACGGGCCCGGCCAGCGGCCGCCTGCAAGTAGGCGATGCCGTGGTGGTAAGCTAA
- a CDS encoding S8 family peptidase — MLSNRIATWPRLALAASLLLPAAAGAQTAPDMPAPTTTPAGPTVAEAAKAQWHLRDPQLDKTPGTGTTRTYAELLKGRVPTAVVVAVIDSGIDTAHVDLKPVLWRNPREIPGNGIDDDHNGYIDDVHGWNFLGGKDGRNISVETLESTRIVAKYGPRFAGKTSTQIKAADRADYALYLKAKKAYDAKRKELTTELAQADQMTGPLTQMTAALKEKLGVEKLDTTTMRRAAAQISDPEFKGLLTSLYQNMKQGGIGDTDALIAELTSELKEQREQLDYSLNTKFNARAEIVKDNPDDVAQRNYGNNDVMGPDALHGTHVAGIIAAVRDNNLGVQGIAAAPVKIMSVRTVPNGDERDKDVANAIRYAVDNGAQIINMSFGKEFSPQRPAVEAAYKYAASKNVLLVHAAGNEDDNLDVTQHYPASFYLDGSTPPNLLTVGASGPTDDENLTASFSNYSKRQVDVFAPGVGIYSTLPGNKYGSESGTSMASPVTAGVAAVLKSYFPNLTAADLKRIIRQSAQVHHTQVLIPGENGKKADFSTLSATGGIVDLYEAVRLAAQQDASHK, encoded by the coding sequence ATGCTTTCCAACCGAATTGCTACCTGGCCGCGCCTGGCGCTGGCTGCTTCTCTCCTGCTTCCTGCTGCCGCCGGGGCACAGACTGCCCCCGATATGCCGGCCCCGACCACCACGCCCGCCGGCCCTACCGTAGCGGAAGCTGCTAAGGCCCAATGGCACCTGCGCGACCCGCAGCTGGACAAAACGCCCGGCACCGGCACCACCCGCACCTATGCCGAGCTGCTGAAGGGCCGCGTGCCGACTGCGGTAGTAGTTGCCGTGATTGACTCGGGCATCGATACGGCGCACGTTGATTTGAAGCCCGTGCTCTGGCGTAATCCCCGCGAAATTCCGGGCAACGGCATCGACGACGACCACAACGGCTACATCGACGACGTGCACGGCTGGAATTTTCTGGGGGGTAAGGACGGCCGTAACATCTCGGTCGAAACCCTCGAATCGACGCGCATTGTGGCCAAATACGGGCCGCGCTTTGCGGGTAAAACCAGCACCCAGATTAAGGCCGCCGACCGCGCCGACTACGCGCTGTACCTCAAAGCCAAAAAGGCCTACGACGCTAAGCGCAAGGAGCTGACCACCGAGCTGGCCCAGGCCGACCAGATGACCGGCCCGCTCACGCAGATGACGGCCGCGCTCAAGGAGAAGCTGGGCGTCGAAAAGCTCGACACCACGACTATGCGCCGCGCAGCAGCGCAGATTTCGGACCCCGAGTTCAAGGGCTTACTTACATCGCTCTACCAGAATATGAAGCAGGGCGGCATCGGCGATACCGATGCGCTCATTGCGGAGCTGACGAGCGAGCTCAAGGAACAGCGCGAACAGCTCGACTATAGCCTGAATACCAAGTTCAATGCCCGCGCCGAGATTGTGAAGGACAACCCCGACGATGTAGCCCAGCGCAACTACGGCAACAACGACGTGATGGGCCCTGATGCGCTGCACGGCACCCACGTGGCCGGCATTATTGCAGCCGTGCGCGACAATAACCTTGGTGTACAAGGTATTGCAGCCGCGCCGGTGAAGATAATGAGCGTGCGTACCGTGCCCAACGGCGACGAGCGTGACAAAGACGTGGCGAATGCCATCCGCTACGCCGTGGATAACGGCGCGCAGATTATCAATATGAGCTTTGGCAAGGAGTTCTCGCCCCAGCGCCCGGCCGTGGAGGCGGCCTACAAGTACGCCGCCAGCAAGAACGTGCTGCTCGTACACGCCGCCGGCAATGAAGACGACAACCTCGACGTGACGCAGCATTACCCCGCCTCGTTTTACCTCGATGGCTCGACGCCGCCCAACCTGCTGACGGTCGGGGCTTCGGGCCCGACTGACGACGAGAACCTGACGGCCAGCTTCAGCAACTACTCCAAGCGGCAGGTCGATGTGTTTGCGCCCGGCGTGGGTATTTACTCGACGCTGCCGGGCAATAAGTACGGCTCGGAGAGTGGCACCAGCATGGCTTCGCCGGTTACGGCCGGCGTGGCGGCGGTGCTAAAATCGTATTTTCCTAACCTCACCGCCGCCGACCTGAAGCGAATTATTCGTCAATCGGCGCAGGTGCACCATACGCAGGTGCTGATACCCGGCGAAAACGGTAAAAAGGCTGATTTCTCGACGCTTTCGGCCACTGGCGGCATTGTAGACCTCTACGAAGCCGTGCGCCTGGCAGCTCAGCAGGACGCGTCGCATAAGTAA
- a CDS encoding CinA family protein: MKPTPFVADCTPLVKLFLQYKLTLALAESCTCGLVAAQLAPAEGVSDVLLGSVVTYHAIAKQKLLGVSPKTIELYSAESQQTTNEMALGLHQRLPQADVCVAVTGLCGPGPSATPDKPVGTVFVTILIDGHAHEYRVLLKGDANSMRQQAAEYIYQQLTELLNRLQPMARQSAAQQRVGSAAHK; this comes from the coding sequence ATGAAACCCACGCCTTTTGTCGCCGACTGCACGCCGCTGGTCAAGCTTTTTCTGCAATACAAGCTCACCCTGGCCCTGGCCGAAAGCTGTACCTGCGGCCTGGTAGCCGCCCAGCTGGCTCCCGCCGAAGGGGTAAGCGACGTGCTGCTGGGCTCGGTGGTTACTTACCACGCTATTGCCAAGCAGAAATTGCTGGGCGTGAGCCCGAAGACGATTGAGCTCTACTCGGCCGAAAGCCAGCAGACGACCAATGAGATGGCGCTGGGCCTGCATCAGCGCCTGCCGCAGGCCGATGTGTGCGTAGCCGTAACCGGCCTGTGCGGCCCCGGCCCTTCGGCTACCCCCGACAAGCCGGTGGGCACGGTGTTCGTAACCATTCTTATCGACGGGCACGCCCACGAGTACCGGGTACTGCTAAAAGGCGATGCTAACAGCATGCGCCAGCAGGCCGCCGAGTATATCTACCAGCAGCTCACGGAGCTGCTCAATCGCTTGCAGCCCATGGCCAGGCAAAGCGCGGCCCAGCAGCGCGTGGGCAGCGCCGCCCATAAATAA
- a CDS encoding YitT family protein: protein MLPQFFILERLRRLRAQGTSPPKATPSTHPLLADAQAARPAPVKSGWRRHLTNAAYLAAGVFSAALGLESFILPNGLFDGGVTGLSLLAARLIHLPLSVFLVVLNLPFIWLGYEQLGKGFAARALTAILTLALVLVVVPFPVITQDKMLIAVFGGFFLGAGIGLAMRGGGVLDGTEILAVYLSRKASLSVGDFVLVLNILIFCIVAWVLSVQTALYSILTYLAAAKTIEFVVNGIEEYTGVTIISEHSDAIRRIITERLGRGVTVYGGKRGYGSHGEQPSPIDIVFTVVTRLEVSQVTTEVNNLDPHAFIIMHSVNDAKGGMVKKRALH, encoded by the coding sequence ATGCTTCCTCAATTCTTCATCTTAGAGCGGCTGCGCCGCCTGCGGGCGCAGGGCACCTCGCCCCCAAAAGCTACTCCCTCCACTCACCCGCTGCTGGCCGATGCGCAGGCCGCCCGCCCGGCACCGGTAAAGTCGGGCTGGCGGCGGCACCTGACCAACGCTGCCTACCTGGCGGCCGGGGTGTTCTCGGCGGCGCTGGGGTTGGAGTCGTTTATTCTTCCCAACGGCCTCTTCGATGGGGGCGTTACGGGGCTGTCGCTGCTGGCGGCGCGGCTCATTCACCTGCCGCTGTCGGTTTTTCTGGTGGTGCTCAACCTGCCGTTTATCTGGCTGGGCTACGAGCAGCTGGGCAAGGGCTTCGCGGCGCGGGCCCTGACGGCTATCCTGACGCTGGCCCTGGTGCTGGTGGTGGTGCCCTTCCCCGTTATTACCCAGGATAAAATGCTGATTGCCGTATTCGGCGGCTTTTTTCTGGGTGCGGGCATCGGGCTGGCTATGCGCGGGGGCGGCGTGCTCGATGGCACCGAAATTCTGGCCGTTTACCTGAGCCGCAAGGCCAGCCTAAGCGTGGGCGACTTCGTGTTGGTACTCAATATTCTAATTTTCTGCATTGTCGCCTGGGTACTATCCGTGCAGACTGCCCTCTACTCCATTCTCACTTACCTGGCGGCTGCCAAAACCATTGAGTTTGTGGTCAATGGCATTGAAGAATATACCGGCGTCACTATAATATCTGAGCACAGCGACGCTATCCGCCGCATTATTACCGAGCGCCTGGGGCGGGGCGTAACCGTATACGGGGGCAAGCGGGGCTACGGCTCGCACGGCGAGCAGCCCAGCCCCATCGACATCGTTTTTACGGTAGTCACCCGCCTGGAAGTGAGCCAGGTAACAACTGAGGTTAACAACCTCGACCCGCACGCCTTCATCATTATGCACAGCGTAAACGACGCCAAAGGCGGCATGGTCAAGAAACGGGCCCTGCACTAA
- a CDS encoding deoxynucleoside kinase, translated as MHIAIVGNIGAGKTTLAHKLAQHFRWEVFLEEVDDNPYLKDFYADMHRWAFHLQVYFLNGRFRQTRRIKELVQLGKSVIQDRTIYEDAHIFAANLHQSGLLAERDYNNYYELFESMISLVDPPDLLLYLRADLPKLIGQIEKRGREYENSISIEYLKNLNEHYDKWIASYTYGKLLIIDVNELDYVRRPEDLGTIIERIDNKLFGLF; from the coding sequence ATGCATATTGCTATCGTTGGCAACATAGGAGCTGGCAAAACCACGCTGGCTCATAAGCTGGCCCAGCACTTTCGCTGGGAAGTTTTTCTGGAAGAAGTGGATGATAATCCCTATCTTAAAGATTTCTACGCAGATATGCACCGCTGGGCTTTCCATTTGCAGGTTTATTTTTTAAATGGCCGCTTTCGCCAGACGCGCCGCATCAAGGAGCTGGTGCAGCTGGGCAAAAGCGTTATCCAGGACCGCACCATCTACGAGGATGCGCACATCTTTGCGGCCAACCTGCACCAGTCGGGCCTGCTGGCCGAGCGCGACTACAACAACTACTACGAGTTGTTCGAGAGCATGATAAGTCTCGTTGACCCGCCCGATTTACTGCTCTATCTGCGGGCCGACCTGCCCAAGCTCATTGGCCAGATTGAAAAGCGGGGCCGCGAATACGAGAACTCCATCAGCATCGAGTACCTCAAAAACCTGAATGAGCACTACGATAAATGGATTGCCAGCTATACTTATGGCAAGCTGCTCATCATCGACGTGAATGAGCTGGACTACGTACGCCGGCCCGAAGACCTGGGTACGATTATAGAGCGGATTGATAATAAGCTATTCGGCCTGTTTTAG
- a CDS encoding CDGSH iron-sulfur domain-containing protein → MATKLTVLSNGSLRVEGEDIQLVDAQGNAYGLGGRERISICRCGLSKQKPFCDGSHKGHFEHDATAFDLPAPKAV, encoded by the coding sequence ATGGCCACTAAACTCACCGTACTTTCCAACGGCTCGCTGCGCGTGGAAGGCGAAGATATTCAACTCGTAGATGCACAAGGCAATGCTTACGGCCTCGGTGGCCGCGAGCGCATCAGCATCTGCCGCTGCGGCCTGAGCAAGCAAAAGCCCTTCTGCGACGGCTCGCACAAAGGGCATTTCGAGCACGATGCCACGGCGTTCGATTTGCCGGCGCCTAAAGCAGTCTAA
- a CDS encoding acyl-CoA-binding protein — protein sequence MTTQQDFEAASQRAQQLPAKPSNTVLLQLYALYKQATEGDVTGSRPGGFDFKAIAKYDAWQQLAGLSKDAARQQYVELVNELNG from the coding sequence ATGACTACGCAGCAAGATTTTGAGGCCGCTTCGCAGCGCGCCCAGCAACTGCCCGCCAAGCCTTCTAATACCGTACTGCTTCAGCTTTATGCGCTCTATAAGCAGGCTACCGAAGGCGACGTAACCGGCTCGCGCCCTGGCGGCTTCGACTTCAAGGCCATTGCCAAATACGATGCCTGGCAGCAGCTTGCCGGCCTCAGCAAAGACGCTGCCCGTCAGCAATACGTAGAGCTGGTGAATGAGCTCAATGGCTAA
- a CDS encoding GNAT family N-acetyltransferase encodes MPTRSVPAASALPLHIQPATEQDIPTIIGLAEATWEPTYRFIISKEQIDYMYRVIYTPASLRRQMREQHHTFLLAYVDGHAAGFASYSEKPDSIYHLNKIYVLPSHQGQGLGQHLVQAVISAVREARGLALELNVNRHNPALAFYERLGFVQHREEDIPIGPYWMNDYVLRKDL; translated from the coding sequence ATGCCTACCCGTTCTGTCCCGGCCGCCTCGGCCTTGCCCCTGCATATTCAGCCCGCCACCGAGCAGGATATTCCTACCATTATCGGGCTGGCTGAGGCCACCTGGGAGCCCACCTATCGCTTCATCATCTCGAAGGAGCAGATAGACTACATGTACCGGGTCATCTACACCCCGGCTTCGCTGCGCCGCCAGATGCGCGAGCAGCACCACACCTTTTTGCTGGCTTACGTGGATGGGCACGCCGCCGGCTTCGCCTCGTATTCCGAAAAGCCAGACAGCATCTATCACCTGAACAAGATATACGTGCTTCCCTCCCACCAGGGCCAGGGCCTGGGCCAGCACCTGGTACAGGCCGTCATCAGCGCCGTGCGCGAGGCCAGGGGCCTGGCCCTGGAGCTGAACGTGAACCGCCACAACCCGGCGCTGGCCTTTTACGAGCGGCTGGGCTTTGTGCAGCACCGCGAGGAAGATATTCCCATCGGCCCGTACTGGATGAACGATTACGTGCTGCGCAAAGACCTTTAA